The stretch of DNA GCTCATGGGACAGCCACGCCGCGTACAGCGCCACGCACAAGGGTTGCAGGCCGTTGACCAGTGCGCCATGGGACGCCGGCAGAGTCTGCATGGCCCAGGCCGACAGCACCGGAAAGCCCAGGATCACCCCGGCGATCACCAGGCTCAGGCCCTTGATCTGCTTCCAGGTCGGCCACTTTTCCCGACGCCAGAGCAACAGCAGCGCCGCCGGGATCGCCGCGAACAGCGCCCGTCCCAGGCCGTTGAGCAGTGGGTGAAGTTCCTGCACCACGATGCGGGTGAAGGGCAGGGTCAGGCTGAAAATAACCACGCCGAGCAGGCCCAGGGCCATGCCGGTATTTTCGCGGGAAGACATGATGACAACCGTTTTTTATTGGGGAAGGGCAGGTGCGCTTATCTAGCCATAAACCCACCGCGGCACCCTGTTACAGCTGTACGCAGAGTTATCCATACAGTTCGGCTTCTGTAGGAGCGGCCGCTCGACGCTCGATTGCCCGCGATGAACGATAACGCGTTGTATCAGGCAATCCGCGTCGCCTTTATCGCGGGCAAGCCTCGCTCCTACGGGGCCGGGGTATTGATGCGTTTCTGGGGTGAGGCGTAGTACCGGGTTATTACCCGGCCCCGCGGATAGGGACTACCTTGAATACTCCTGTTTTCCCTTGAAGAGGAGTCATCTCCATGGCCGCGAAAAAAATCCTCATGCTGGTCGGCGATTACGTCGAGGACTACGAAGTGATGGTGCCGTTCCAGGCGCTGCTGATGGTCGGCCACACCGTGCATGCGGTGTGCCCGGACAAAAAGGCCGGGCAGACCGTGCGCACCGCGATCCACGACTTCGAAGGCGACCAGACCTACAGCGAAAAACCGGGCCATCAGTTCGCCCTGAATTTTGACTTCGCCAAGGTCGAGGCCGCCGATTACGACGCGCTGCTGATCCCCGGCGGTCGCGCCCCGGAATACCTGCGGTTGAACGAGAAAGTCCTGCAACTGGTGCAAGCCTTCGACCAGGCCGGCAAGCCGATCGCCGCCGTCTGCCACGGCGCCCAGCTGCTGGCCGCGGCGGGCATTCTCGAAGGCCGCGAGTGCAGTGCGTACCCGGCCTGCGCTCCGGAAGTGCGCTTGGCCGGCGGTACCTACATCGATATTCCCGTGACGGACAGCCACGTCCAAGGCAATCTGGCGACGGCGCCGGCCTGGCCGGCGCACCCCAGCTGGCTGGCCGGTTTCCTCGGTTTGCTGGGCACCCAAATCACCCTGTAAGCGGATGATCCACTGGCGCTGCTTTTCTGTCAGGAAGCAGCGTCATCGTCCTACCCCTACAACCGAGGAGCGCCCAGCATGTGCGAGCTCTACGTCAAAGCCGACCCGATCCTCTACGAGTCCCGTTCGCGCTCGCTGCGCATCTGCGGGGTGGTCACCACCCTGCGCCTGGAAAACCAGTTCTGGGACATCCTCAGCGAAATCGCCGAGGTCGATGGCATGACCACCAACCAGCTGATCGCCAAGCTCTACGAAGAGGTGATGGACTACCGCGGCGAAGTGGTGAATTTCGCCTCGTTCCTGCGGGTCAGTTGCACCCGCTACCTGAGCCAGCGCCGCAGCGCCACGCCGGAACTCAGCGTGGTGCGCAGCGCCACCAAATAACCCCGCACCCTGTAGCCGCTGCCGCAGGCTGCGATCGACCCGAAGGGGCGCAGCGATCTTGCGGCCGTCTGAGGTCCTGCGGACCTATCGCAGCCTGCGGCAGCGGCTACAGGATTCGTTTCAGATCAAGAGGTCGGGCGGGTGCCGTCGAGCAGGGCATCCACCACTGCCCGAGCCATTTCCACCGAATGCACCATGGACCAGATCAGCCCGCGTTCGATGCCGCTGGCGCGTTCGGTGATTTCATCGGACACCTCCTCGGCACATTTGAGCAGCAGGGACACGTGCATCAGCGCGTCTTCGGCATTGACGCCGGGCTGCACGGCGAACAGCGGATGGCCCTGGCCATCGCGCAGGCCAAAGGGGCGGTGGCGAGTGCCTTGCAAGGTGGCGATCAGGCTGGCGTTGGCGCGATCCAGTTCCGGATTGCGTAGCTTGCGAGGGGATTGTAGGGGTGGATCGGGGACGAGCTTTTTCATGAGGTGATTTCTCCAGTCGTTTAAGGAACCGCCGGATCTCACTTCCACATGAGAGGTGGCAGCCGTACGTGGGTGTGGAAGACCGGACTGAAGAACCGGCGCACCCGAGGGTGCCCCACGTACAGCCGCCATAAAACGACTTCACCAGCACCGAAAGTTACTGATGTTCGTATTGAGCGAATTGCACGTTCTTCAGATCCGGACTTCCACATCCGGGCCACTGTTTTTGCAGCGACCCAGGCAGACTGCCTGATCGGTTTGAGGGGTACAAGGCGCTCAAAGGCGTTGGGGATTTTCTAGGAAATACCTTACAAAACAAAGCGAAACCTCTCCACTTCTCACCAGCATCCCCTGACAAAACACGACCTGTAGCCGCTGCCGAGCCTGCGAGGCTGCGATAGGTCCGCAGGACCTCAGACGGTCGCGAGATCGCCGCGCCCCTTCGGGTCGATCGCAGCCTCGCAGGCTCGGCAGCGGCTACAGGGGTTACAGGGGTTACAGGGGCATCGCCCCGGTTCAGAAGAACCGGGTCACGCTGATCTTGGCGTTACGCCCCAGGCTGGAGGCATTTTCGCCGCTCAGGGGCGGGCGGTAATCGCGGTTGAACATGTTGTCCAGGGTGAAGTTGACCTCGGTGCCCTTGAGGTACGGCTGCTGCGGTTTCCAGTTGGCGAACAGGCCCTGCACGTTGTAGCGGTCGTTCTCGTACTGGTCCCAGTAGGAGTCGCCCAAGGCGCTGGCCGGGCCGCTCGGGTAGACGTCGCTCGGCACGCGGTCGGTCTGGCGTACCCACTGGCCCTGCCAACCCACCTGCGCATCCCACTGCGGGATTTTCACCCCCAGGGTGGCGACCCACTTGCGGGGCGGAATGTCCCGCGCCCAGACATTCGGCCCCCAGGGGTTGGTGTAGGCGCCTTCATGCTTGCCGGTGATCCAGGAGTAGGACAGCGAGCCGAACAGGTAGGTCGAATCGTAGAAACTCTCGACCTCGAAACCCTTGATGGTCAGGTCGCCGATATTGCGGTAGACCCCGATGGTCGGCTGGTTGCACACCTGGCCGATGTTCTTGCCGCTGCTCAGTTGCTCGGGGCAGCCGATCCCCAGGTTCTTCATGATTTCGTCCTTGATCTCATTGCGGAACACGGTGGTGCGGATTTGCACGCTATCGGCATCGCTGAACACATTGGCGAAGCTGGTGATGTTACCGGCGCGCAACGCGGTGATGCGCTCCGGGTCGAGGTCGCGACTGGTGGCCGAGCGGGTGGTGCCCGGCGCCTGGACTTCGTATTGCTCGTCGATCACTGGCGCGCGCCAGGTCTTGCTGTAGTCGGCGAACAGGGCGAATTGCGGGGTGACCGTCCAGAACGCCGACAGCCGTGGCGACCAGCCGGTATAGGTCTTGTCGCCATAATCGTGGCCGACCACCGGGTTGGGGCTGTTATAGATCGGCGCGTCGTTTTTTTGCCCACGGTTGCGCACATGGTCGTAGCGCAGGGACGGGGTCAGGGTGAAGTCGCCCAGGGTGATCGCGTCCTGGATATAGAAGGCGTTGTTGTCGACCTTGCCATGGGGCATGAAGCCCGGCTGGTAATGCCCGTTGTTGTACTTGGGCACCTCGTAGGTCTTGCCCGGCATCCACATGTCCACCTCGCGGGTGTGCTTGCGGATCTGGATGCCCTGGGTCAGGGCATGTTCCAGCGGGCCGGTGTTGAAGCGGCTGGTGTTTTTCAGCGAGAGGATCCTGTCCTCGTAACCCACGGTGATCTTGCGGCCACCGGAGGCGGGCTGGGTGTAGGCGTTCGGGCCGCGCTCGTCGGTCTGGTCGGTCTTGGAATCGGAGTACTTGGCCTCGAAGTCGATCCACGGGTTGTCCAGCGGCGTGTACTGGTACTTGACCTGCCAGGTGGTGTCGACGGTATTGCGCTGGGCCAGGAAGCGCCGGGTGGCGCCATCGTAGCCGTACTTGTCGATATCGCTCTGGGTCGGTGGCGTCGGGTAGCTCTTGGCCGAGAAGGGCGCCCAGATGTCGCTGTTGGAACGCATGTAGCTCAAGCCCAGGCGATGTTCGTCGGTCAGTTGCATGTTCAGCTTGAACAGCTCGCCGTCCAGGTCCTGGGCGGTGTTGGGCAGGCGCTTGGGGTTGATCGGGTAGGCGTTGCGCGGGTCCGGCTGGGCGCTGGCCAGCTTCATGTCGTCGCCGTCGCGTTTGGTCCAGTAGGCCAGGGCATCGAAACGCCGGTCCTCGGTGCGTCCGTACACCGCGCCGGTGTAGGCCTGCTCATGGCTGTTGCTGCTGTAGCCGTACTTGAGCATGGCGCCGCTGTCGCGGCCTTCCTGCAGCAAGTCGGGGGCGTCCTTGGTCTCCATGTGCACGGTGCCGCCGAAACCACCGTTGCCGGTCTCGGGCGAGTGCGGGCCCTTTTCCACTTCGATACGCTTGATCAGTTCCGGCTCGATGAAGATCGAGCCCTGCTGGTAGCGTTCGAAGCCGCTCTTGGTCGCGCCGTCGACGCTCATCGGCACGTCTTCGGCGTCGCCCAGGCCCCAGATGTTGATGGTCTGACCGCCGGGTTTGAGCGAGCCGCCGAGGCTGACGCCGGGCAGGGTGGCAATCAGGCTGGGAATGTTGGTGGCCTGGTGGCGATCGATCTCGGCCTGGTTCAGGGTCGAGCGGCCGACCGTGGCGGAGTCCACTTCCAGGCCGCTGCCGATGACGCTCATGGCCCCCAGCTGCAGCGCCGAACTGCGGGTGCTGCTATTTTCCGCGGGGCGCACCACGTAGGTCTTGTCGACCTTGACCAGGCTGAACTCGCTGCCACCCAGCAATTGCTGGATCGCCGCCTCGGGGCTGAAATCACCCTTCAGCGCCGGGGCCTTCACGTTGCGCAGCAACTCTTCGTCGAACAGCAACTGGATCTTCGCCTGCAGCGCCACCTGGCTCAGCGAGGCCGCCAGCGGTTGGGCGGGCAGGGCAAAGTTGAACGATTCGACTTGAACCTGGGCCTGGGCCTGCAGGCTGAACGCCAGGCAGGTGGCGAGCAGGGTCGGACGCGAACATATGAGCTGCAAGTGATAAGGCGCGCGAAACATGAAATCCCCCGGAGCGGCGACAAAGGCCAGAAAAGGTGTGCGTAAACAACGCAGACCGGAGGAAGACGCGTCAGCAAAATAAAACCTCATATGCGAATGCAAAATATTCGCATATGGGTTTCAGCGTCGGGCTTCGATGCGCAC from Pseudomonas chlororaphis subsp. chlororaphis encodes:
- a CDS encoding DJ-1/PfpI family protein, translated to MAAKKILMLVGDYVEDYEVMVPFQALLMVGHTVHAVCPDKKAGQTVRTAIHDFEGDQTYSEKPGHQFALNFDFAKVEAADYDALLIPGGRAPEYLRLNEKVLQLVQAFDQAGKPIAAVCHGAQLLAAAGILEGRECSAYPACAPEVRLAGGTYIDIPVTDSHVQGNLATAPAWPAHPSWLAGFLGLLGTQITL
- a CDS encoding ribbon-helix-helix domain-containing protein, with amino-acid sequence MCELYVKADPILYESRSRSLRICGVVTTLRLENQFWDILSEIAEVDGMTTNQLIAKLYEEVMDYRGEVVNFASFLRVSCTRYLSQRRSATPELSVVRSATK
- a CDS encoding DUF6124 family protein, whose amino-acid sequence is MKKLVPDPPLQSPRKLRNPELDRANASLIATLQGTRHRPFGLRDGQGHPLFAVQPGVNAEDALMHVSLLLKCAEEVSDEITERASGIERGLIWSMVHSVEMARAVVDALLDGTRPTS
- a CDS encoding TonB-dependent receptor, which codes for MFRAPYHLQLICSRPTLLATCLAFSLQAQAQVQVESFNFALPAQPLAASLSQVALQAKIQLLFDEELLRNVKAPALKGDFSPEAAIQQLLGGSEFSLVKVDKTYVVRPAENSSTRSSALQLGAMSVIGSGLEVDSATVGRSTLNQAEIDRHQATNIPSLIATLPGVSLGGSLKPGGQTINIWGLGDAEDVPMSVDGATKSGFERYQQGSIFIEPELIKRIEVEKGPHSPETGNGGFGGTVHMETKDAPDLLQEGRDSGAMLKYGYSSNSHEQAYTGAVYGRTEDRRFDALAYWTKRDGDDMKLASAQPDPRNAYPINPKRLPNTAQDLDGELFKLNMQLTDEHRLGLSYMRSNSDIWAPFSAKSYPTPPTQSDIDKYGYDGATRRFLAQRNTVDTTWQVKYQYTPLDNPWIDFEAKYSDSKTDQTDERGPNAYTQPASGGRKITVGYEDRILSLKNTSRFNTGPLEHALTQGIQIRKHTREVDMWMPGKTYEVPKYNNGHYQPGFMPHGKVDNNAFYIQDAITLGDFTLTPSLRYDHVRNRGQKNDAPIYNSPNPVVGHDYGDKTYTGWSPRLSAFWTVTPQFALFADYSKTWRAPVIDEQYEVQAPGTTRSATSRDLDPERITALRAGNITSFANVFSDADSVQIRTTVFRNEIKDEIMKNLGIGCPEQLSSGKNIGQVCNQPTIGVYRNIGDLTIKGFEVESFYDSTYLFGSLSYSWITGKHEGAYTNPWGPNVWARDIPPRKWVATLGVKIPQWDAQVGWQGQWVRQTDRVPSDVYPSGPASALGDSYWDQYENDRYNVQGLFANWKPQQPYLKGTEVNFTLDNMFNRDYRPPLSGENASSLGRNAKISVTRFF